A genome region from Streptomyces pratensis includes the following:
- a CDS encoding FG-GAP repeat domain-containing protein gives MAGKGDGGFQAPILIGGGWGQYNMVRGHGDFTNDGKADVLARGSDGSTYLYKGTSNAAAPFEARVKVATFSGLDTLATIGDVNSDGHADLLGRDTAGKLWLYPGNGKSSGAIFATRVAFGSGWNSYNLFG, from the coding sequence GTGGCCGGAAAGGGCGACGGAGGCTTCCAGGCCCCGATCCTGATCGGCGGAGGCTGGGGGCAGTACAACATGGTCCGCGGGCACGGTGACTTCACCAACGACGGCAAGGCCGACGTGCTGGCGCGCGGTTCCGACGGATCCACCTACCTGTACAAGGGCACCAGCAACGCCGCGGCGCCCTTCGAGGCCAGGGTGAAGGTTGCCACCTTCAGCGGCCTGGACACGCTCGCCACCATCGGCGACGTGAACAGCGACGGCCACGCCGATCTGCTGGGCAGGGACACCGCCGGGAAGCTCTGGCTGTACCCCGGCAACGGCAAGTCCTCGGGTGCGATCTTCGCCACACGGGTCGCGTTCGGCTCCGGCTGGAACAGCTACAACCTGTTCGGCTGA
- a CDS encoding LCP family protein — translation MSEQSRGTGRIRGTGARRRKPSRARRVKRAALWGAAALVAVGGSGLGYAYFTLNGNLKGVDIDAALGAGRPDDVDDGSQDILVLGSDSRSGANSGYGADEGSARADTAMVVHVNEGHTSASVVSVPRDTLVDRPSCKSDTTGEEVGAEHGTMFNSAYQVGGPACAVKTVESMSGIRMDHYVEVDFTGFTELIDELGGVKITTSRAIDDPDSHLALKPGTHTLSGEQSLGLVRTRHSVGDGSDLGRIQLQQAFVKALMDQAKSVGVFSDPKTLFGLADTATKAVTTDSQLASVKKLTGFANGLKGLGSKNVDMVTLPVEYDPEDPNRVLPQKKAGQQVWAALRQDEPIPASATAKSAGDKGGAGEVVR, via the coding sequence ATGAGCGAGCAGAGCAGGGGCACGGGCCGAATACGCGGCACCGGCGCCCGCCGGAGGAAACCTTCCCGTGCCCGCCGGGTGAAGAGGGCCGCCCTGTGGGGCGCCGCCGCCCTGGTGGCCGTCGGGGGCTCCGGGCTCGGATACGCCTACTTCACGCTCAACGGCAACCTGAAGGGCGTCGACATCGACGCCGCACTGGGAGCCGGACGCCCGGACGACGTGGACGACGGATCGCAGGACATCCTGGTGCTCGGATCGGACTCCCGCTCGGGCGCCAACTCCGGGTACGGCGCCGACGAGGGCTCCGCGCGGGCGGACACCGCGATGGTCGTCCACGTCAACGAGGGCCACACCTCCGCGAGCGTGGTCTCGGTCCCGCGCGACACCCTCGTCGACCGCCCCTCCTGCAAGAGCGACACGACGGGTGAGGAGGTCGGCGCGGAGCACGGGACGATGTTCAACTCGGCGTACCAGGTCGGCGGGCCCGCCTGTGCGGTGAAGACCGTCGAGTCGATGTCCGGCATCCGCATGGACCACTACGTCGAGGTCGACTTCACCGGCTTCACCGAGCTGATCGACGAGCTCGGCGGCGTGAAGATCACCACCTCGCGGGCGATCGACGACCCCGACAGCCACCTCGCGCTGAAGCCCGGCACCCACACCCTGAGCGGTGAGCAGTCGCTCGGCCTCGTCCGCACGCGCCACAGCGTCGGCGACGGCAGCGACCTGGGCCGGATCCAGCTCCAGCAGGCCTTCGTGAAGGCGCTGATGGACCAGGCGAAGAGCGTCGGGGTGTTCTCCGACCCGAAGACCCTCTTCGGCCTCGCCGACACCGCCACCAAGGCCGTCACCACCGACTCGCAGCTGGCCTCCGTCAAGAAGCTCACCGGTTTCGCGAACGGGCTCAAGGGCCTCGGTTCGAAGAACGTCGACATGGTCACCCTGCCCGTGGAGTACGACCCCGAGGACCCGAACCGCGTGCTGCCCCAGAAGAAGGCCGGACAGCAGGTGTGGGCCGCGCTCAGGCAGGACGAGCCGATCCCGGCGTCCGCCACCGCGAAGTCGGCCGGAGACAAGGGCGGGGCCGGCGAAGTCGTACGGTAA
- the rpmE gene encoding 50S ribosomal protein L31 encodes MKRDIHPEYVETQVSCTCGASFTTRSTLEGGAIRADVCSECHPFYTGKQKILDTGGRVARFEARFGKAAGSASK; translated from the coding sequence TTGAAGCGCGACATTCACCCCGAGTACGTCGAGACGCAGGTCAGCTGCACCTGCGGTGCGTCGTTCACCACCCGGAGCACCCTCGAGGGCGGCGCGATCCGTGCCGACGTCTGCTCCGAGTGCCACCCGTTCTACACGGGCAAGCAGAAGATCCTCGACACCGGCGGCCGTGTGGCCCGCTTCGAGGCCCGCTTCGGCAAGGCTGCCGGCTCCGCCAGCAAGTAG
- the rho gene encoding transcription termination factor Rho produces the protein MSDTTDLMGVTADKSVDSSASAEGAATGTTARRRRSGTGLEGMVLAELQQVASGLGIRGTARMRKSQLIEVIKEAQAGGSSAPAPKAAASAATDSGSKPKRRATSKSRTGDETAAAPAADKAAAQQQIDIPGQPASDDQPTGERRRRRATAQAGSPDTKAEPKADTKAEAEPKAEARQDRADERGEAKADAKAESAADTAEGRRGDRQDGRRGDRQDRDRGDRGDRRDRQRDRRGKGDDQGQQGGGRRQGQQGGGGQGQSQGQGQQGGGQQDDGYDDEGGRRGRRGRYRDRRGRRGRDDFATDVQVADDDVLIPVAGILDILDNYAFIRTSGYLPGPNDVYVSLAQVRKNGLRKGDHVTGAVRQPKDGERREKFNALVRLDSVNGMAPESGRGRPEFQKLTPLYPQDRLRLETDSNVLTTRIIDLVAPIGKGQRGLIVAPPKTGKTMILQAIANAITVNSPECHLMVVLVDERPEEVTDMQRSVKGEVISSTFDRPAEDHTTVAELAIERAKRLVELGHDVVVLLDSITRLGRAYNLAAPASGRILSGGVDSTALYPPKRFFGAARNIEDGGSLTILATALVETGSRMDEVIFEEFKGTGNMELKLDRKLSDKRIFPAVDVDASSTRKEEILLGTDELAVTWKLRRVLHALDQQQAIELLLDRMKKTQSNAEFLLQIQKTTPGSGNGND, from the coding sequence GTGAGCGACACCACCGATCTGATGGGCGTGACTGCCGACAAGAGCGTCGACAGCTCCGCGTCCGCCGAAGGTGCTGCCACTGGCACCACCGCACGGCGCCGCCGCTCCGGCACCGGCCTCGAGGGCATGGTCCTGGCCGAGCTGCAGCAGGTCGCGTCCGGCCTCGGCATCAGGGGAACTGCGCGGATGCGCAAGAGCCAGCTGATCGAGGTCATCAAGGAGGCGCAGGCCGGAGGATCCTCCGCGCCCGCCCCCAAGGCCGCCGCATCAGCCGCTACGGACTCCGGGAGCAAGCCGAAGCGGCGTGCCACGTCCAAGTCCCGCACCGGTGACGAGACCGCTGCCGCACCGGCCGCCGACAAGGCTGCCGCCCAGCAGCAGATCGACATCCCCGGGCAGCCGGCCAGTGACGACCAGCCCACGGGCGAGCGCCGTCGGCGCCGGGCGACCGCTCAGGCGGGCAGCCCCGACACCAAGGCCGAGCCGAAGGCCGACACCAAGGCGGAGGCCGAGCCGAAGGCCGAGGCCCGCCAGGACCGCGCCGACGAGCGTGGCGAGGCCAAGGCCGACGCGAAGGCCGAGTCCGCCGCGGACACCGCCGAAGGCCGCCGGGGCGACCGCCAGGACGGCCGTCGTGGCGACCGCCAGGACCGTGACCGCGGTGACCGCGGTGACCGCCGCGACCGCCAGCGCGACCGTCGCGGCAAGGGCGACGACCAGGGCCAGCAGGGCGGCGGACGCCGTCAGGGCCAGCAGGGCGGCGGCGGACAGGGCCAGAGCCAGGGCCAGGGCCAGCAGGGCGGCGGCCAGCAGGACGACGGCTACGACGACGAGGGCGGCCGGCGCGGCCGTCGGGGCCGCTACCGCGACCGCCGTGGCCGTCGCGGCCGCGACGACTTCGCGACCGACGTCCAGGTGGCCGACGACGACGTCCTGATCCCCGTCGCGGGCATCCTCGACATCCTCGACAACTACGCGTTCATCCGGACCTCCGGCTACCTGCCGGGCCCGAACGACGTGTACGTCTCGCTCGCCCAGGTCCGTAAGAACGGCCTGCGCAAGGGTGACCACGTCACGGGTGCGGTGCGCCAGCCCAAGGACGGCGAGCGCCGCGAGAAGTTCAACGCGCTGGTCCGTCTCGACTCCGTCAACGGCATGGCGCCGGAGTCCGGCCGCGGCCGGCCCGAGTTCCAGAAGCTGACCCCGCTCTACCCGCAGGACAGGCTCCGCCTGGAGACCGACTCCAACGTCCTGACCACCCGGATCATCGACCTGGTCGCACCGATCGGCAAGGGCCAGCGAGGCCTGATCGTGGCCCCGCCGAAGACCGGTAAGACCATGATCCTTCAGGCCATCGCCAACGCGATCACGGTCAACAGCCCCGAGTGCCACCTGATGGTCGTCCTGGTCGACGAGCGTCCGGAAGAGGTCACCGACATGCAGCGGTCGGTGAAGGGCGAGGTCATCTCCTCGACCTTCGACCGTCCCGCCGAGGACCACACCACGGTCGCCGAGCTCGCCATCGAGCGTGCGAAGCGCCTCGTGGAGCTGGGGCACGACGTGGTGGTCCTGCTGGACTCCATCACCCGTCTGGGCCGTGCCTACAACCTGGCGGCACCGGCCTCCGGCCGCATCCTGTCCGGTGGTGTCGACTCGACCGCGCTCTACCCGCCGAAGCGCTTCTTCGGTGCCGCGCGCAACATCGAGGACGGCGGTTCGCTGACCATCCTGGCCACCGCGCTCGTCGAGACCGGCTCGCGCATGGACGAGGTGATCTTCGAGGAGTTCAAGGGCACCGGCAACATGGAGCTCAAGCTCGACCGGAAGCTCTCGGACAAGCGGATCTTCCCGGCGGTGGACGTGGACGCGTCCAGCACCCGTAAGGAAGAGATTCTTCTCGGTACCGACGAATTGGCCGTCACCTGGAAGCTGCGCCGGGTTCTTCACGCACTCGACCAGCAGCAGGCCATCGAACTGCTGCTGGACCGCATGAAGAAGACGCAGTCGAATGCGGAGTTCCTGCTTCAGATCCAGAAGACGACTCCCGGCAGCGGCAACGGGAACGACTGA
- the thrB gene encoding homoserine kinase has translation MAGPAFRAAAVRVRVPATSANLGPGFDALGLSLGLYDDVVVRVADSGLHIDIAGEGAETLPRDENHLLVRSLRTAFDLLGGQPRGLEIVCANRIPHGRGLGSSSAAICAGIVAARAVTTGGEARLDDAALLELATEIEGHPDNVAACLLGGFTLAWMDGGAARAIRMDPADSVVPVVFVPSTPVLTETARGLLPRTVPHVDAAANAGRAALLVEALTRRPELLLAATEDRIHQEYRGPAMPQSVELVNRLRADGVPAVISGAGPTVLALAEEGSADKVALLAGEGWAANRLALDATGASVLPLAA, from the coding sequence ATGGCCGGTCCCGCGTTCCGAGCCGCCGCCGTCCGGGTGCGCGTCCCCGCAACCAGCGCCAATCTGGGCCCGGGTTTCGACGCCCTCGGCCTGTCGCTGGGGCTCTACGACGACGTCGTCGTCCGGGTCGCCGACTCCGGGCTGCACATCGACATCGCGGGTGAGGGCGCCGAGACGCTGCCCCGCGACGAGAACCACCTGCTCGTACGCTCCCTGCGCACGGCGTTCGACCTGCTCGGGGGACAGCCCCGAGGCCTGGAGATCGTCTGCGCCAACCGCATCCCGCACGGCCGTGGCCTCGGTTCCTCGTCCGCCGCCATCTGCGCCGGGATCGTCGCCGCCCGCGCCGTGACGACGGGCGGCGAGGCCCGTCTCGACGACGCCGCGCTGCTGGAGCTGGCGACCGAGATCGAGGGGCACCCCGACAACGTCGCCGCCTGTCTCCTCGGCGGATTCACCCTCGCGTGGATGGACGGCGGTGCCGCCCGGGCGATCCGGATGGATCCCGCGGACTCCGTCGTCCCGGTGGTCTTCGTCCCGTCCACCCCGGTGCTCACCGAGACCGCCCGCGGTCTGCTGCCGCGCACCGTCCCCCATGTGGACGCCGCGGCCAACGCCGGCCGCGCGGCACTGCTCGTCGAGGCCCTCACCCGGCGACCCGAGCTGCTCCTCGCCGCCACGGAGGACCGGATCCACCAGGAATACCGGGGTCCCGCGATGCCGCAGAGCGTGGAGCTGGTGAACAGGCTGCGCGCCGACGGTGTCCCCGCTGTGATCTCCGGCGCGGGGCCCACCGTGCTCGCGCTGGCGGAGGAGGGTTCGGCCGACAAGGTCGCCCTGCTGGCGGGTGAGGGCTGGGCCGCGAACCGGCTGGCTCTCGACGCCACCGGGGCGAGCGTGTTGCCGCTCGCCGCGTAG